A stretch of Synechococcus sp. WH 8020 DNA encodes these proteins:
- a CDS encoding 2Fe-2S iron-sulfur cluster-binding protein, with translation MPTIRFEQEGQQVGCIEGANLRKAALSSGINPYKGLNNLNNCGGVGQCGTCVIEVLEGAQNLSPRSDVEEVYLADRPANYRLSCRTSVIGDVTIRTRPDEGVGKGSNSLLGAVKNLFGR, from the coding sequence GTGCCCACCATCCGTTTTGAGCAGGAAGGCCAACAGGTCGGTTGCATCGAAGGAGCGAATTTGCGCAAAGCAGCCCTTTCCTCCGGGATTAATCCTTACAAGGGTCTGAACAACCTCAACAACTGTGGTGGGGTTGGCCAGTGCGGAACTTGTGTGATCGAGGTCCTCGAAGGAGCCCAGAACCTCTCACCCCGTAGCGACGTTGAGGAGGTCTATCTCGCTGACCGCCCTGCGAACTATCGCTTGAGCTGCCGCACCAGCGTGATAGGCGATGTAACGATTCGGACGCGCCCTGACGAAGGCGTTGGCAAGGGTTCAAACAGCCTGCTTGGAGCTGTGAAGAACTTGTTTGGGCGTTGA
- a CDS encoding Spx/MgsR family RNA polymerase-binding regulatory protein produces MAPTIKVYSYSRCSTCRKALAWLDANNLAYEVVDITIAPPSKEELSLAFDRLVRRQLLFNTSGQSYRALGAAVVKAMSDDEALAALAADGRLIKRPFVALPSGDFLVGFKLEEWNQALLG; encoded by the coding sequence TTGGCTCCAACCATCAAGGTTTACAGCTACTCCAGATGTTCAACGTGTCGTAAGGCCTTGGCTTGGCTGGATGCCAATAACTTGGCCTATGAGGTCGTTGACATCACGATTGCTCCTCCTTCAAAAGAGGAGCTTTCACTTGCCTTTGATCGGTTAGTTCGTCGTCAACTTCTCTTCAACACCAGTGGCCAGAGCTATCGAGCTCTTGGAGCAGCGGTTGTAAAAGCGATGAGTGACGATGAAGCCCTGGCTGCATTGGCAGCAGATGGGCGTTTGATCAAACGCCCTTTTGTTGCCTTGCCCAGTGGCGACTTTTTGGTGGGATTCAAGCTTGAGGAGTGGAATCAGGCTCTTTTGGGTTGA
- a CDS encoding inorganic diphosphatase, with amino-acid sequence MDLRSLPPSPSPGLLNLIVEIPAGSCNKYEFSEDVGVMALDRVLHPSIRYPFDYGFVPNTLAEDGSPLDAMVIMAEPTFAGCLIKARPIGVLDMNDTGHYDGKILCVPVADPRQAGIQSIQQIAPSQLEDVAEFFRTYKNMDGRVISIGGWRDSDAVAPLVESCIRAAEG; translated from the coding sequence ATGGATCTGAGGTCCCTGCCTCCTTCGCCCTCTCCGGGGCTACTCAACCTGATCGTTGAAATTCCAGCGGGTAGTTGCAATAAATATGAGTTTTCAGAAGATGTTGGAGTGATGGCACTGGACCGTGTGCTCCACCCTTCGATTCGATATCCTTTTGACTACGGATTTGTTCCCAATACCCTTGCCGAGGACGGGTCTCCTCTCGATGCCATGGTGATCATGGCGGAACCCACTTTTGCGGGATGTTTAATCAAAGCCAGACCGATCGGGGTGCTGGACATGAATGACACGGGTCATTACGACGGCAAAATCCTTTGCGTTCCCGTCGCTGACCCTCGGCAGGCCGGGATTCAGAGCATCCAACAAATTGCACCCAGCCAGCTTGAGGATGTGGCTGAGTTTTTCCGTACTTACAAAAATATGGACGGTCGCGTCATTTCGATCGGAGGTTGGCGTGATTCGGATGCCGTCGCTCCCCTGGTGGAGTCATGCATTCGAGCGGCTGAAGGGTAA